One window of the Salvia miltiorrhiza cultivar Shanhuang (shh) chromosome 6, IMPLAD_Smil_shh, whole genome shotgun sequence genome contains the following:
- the LOC130990593 gene encoding uncharacterized protein LOC130990593, with the protein MTFAEAKDAREALARYYVRFGYKLKFMKNEPKRVRVVCISEKDCPFLLLASKDGDKEGLIIKTLVAEHSCCRQREVPSASQSYLANYFKDVVYRNPRFTAKDMQGHVKEHLKLHVSMGKCKRAKKAIITKLQGSYKQEFNMLMGYIEKVKETNSGSKMELQLSKDELANGRRVFKRLFVMFDACRQNWKKGCRPLISLDGCHIKGVTFGCLLTAVGQFYM; encoded by the coding sequence ATGACCTTTGCCGAGGCAAAGGATGCTAGAGAGGCTTTAGCCAGATATTATGTGAGATTTGGATACAAGCTTAAGTTTATGAAGAATGAACCTAAGCGAGTTAGAGTTGTATGCATTAGTGAAAAGGACTGTCCCTTTTTATTACTTGCATCAAAGGATGGGGATAAAGAGGGTTTGATCATTAAAACATTGGTGGCAGAGCACAGTTGTTGTAGGCAAAGAGAAGTGCCTAGTGCTTCTCAATCTTATTTGGCAAATTATTTCAAGGATGTAGTCTACAGGAATCCTAGGTTTACAGCTAAGGATATGCAGGGACATGTTAAAGAGCACCTGAAACTACATGTCAGTATGGGGAAGTGTAAGAGggctaagaaagcaataatcaCCAAGCTTCAAGGCAGTTACAAACAAGAGTTCAACATGCTGATGGGTTACATTGAgaaagtgaaagagaccaattCTGGTTCAAAGATGGAGCTGCAGTTGTCTAAGGATGAATTGGCTAATGGTAGGAGGGTATTTAAAAGACTTTTTGTGATGTTTGATGCTTGCAGGCAGAACTGGAAGAAAGGTTGTAGGCCCCTGATCTCCTTGGATGGTTGTCACATTAAAGGTGTGACATTTGGTTGCCTTCTAACTGCGGTAGGACAGTTCTACATGTAA
- the LOC130990266 gene encoding WUSCHEL-related homeobox 1-like, whose product MWMMGYSDGGGDFNTIQDPFTGRKLRPLMPRPATAAAAPPCLTRIHGADLFALNHHLAMAEQTKRDLTTQQVVVSSRWNPTPEQLQTLEELYRQGTRTPSAEQIQLITTQLRRYGKIEGKNVFYWFQNHKARERQKRRRQLESFPDEKREASAGANRTLFEVEHTKHCPSPTNSSTAAQKSGQAEAECKADDGWVQFDDDAEQQRRRNATWQMMNLSCSSSSTNLINSSSAPTVTLPAIPMQFKPQDFLNIFLEPYNHRSSAAAEAQTLQLFPLQSGGRDDNQDQGVSINNIATHVAPFQFFEFLPLKNSSN is encoded by the exons ATGTGGATGATGGGATACAGCGACGGCGGCGGAGATTTCAACACCATTCAAGACCCCTTCACCGGCCGGAAACTCCGCCCCCTCATGCCTCGACCcgccacggccgccgccgcccctccTTGCCTCACACGCATCCATGGCGCCGATCTCTTCGCCCTAAATCACCATCTCG CAATGGCAGAGCAGACGAAGCGAGATCTGACGACGCAGCAAGTGGTGGTGAGCTCGCGGTGGAACCCGACGCCGGAGCAGCTGCAGACGCTGGAGGAGCTGTACCGGCAGGGCACGCGGACGCCGTCGGCGGAGCAAATCCAGCTGATCACGACGCAGCTCCGGCGGTACGGGAAGATCGAGGGCAAGAACGTGTTCTACTGGTTCCAGAATCACAAGGCGAGGGAGCGGCAGAAGCGGCGGCGGCAGCTGGAGTCGTTCCCCGACGAGAAGAGGGAGGCGTCAGCAG GAGCAAATAGGACATTGTTTGAAGTTGAACACACCAAGCACTGCCCATCTCCTACTAACTCTAGTACAGCTGCTcag AAAAGTGGACAAGCAGAGGCAGAATGTAAAGCAGATGATGGATGGGTACAGTTCGATGATGATGCAGAACAGCAGCGGAGAAGGAATGCCACGTGGCAGATGATGAATTTGTCTTGTTCTTCCTCCTCCACCAACCTCATCAACTCCTCCTCTGCCCCTACTGTCACTCTCCCTGCTATTCCTATGCAATTCAAGCCTCAAGATTTCCTCAACATCTTCTTGGAACCCTACAACCACCGCTCCTCCGCCGCGGCTGAGGCGCAGACCCTCCAGCTCTTCCCCCTCCAGAGCGGCGGCCGCGACGACAACCAGGATCAAGGTGTTTCCATCAATAATATTGCTACTCACgttgctcctttccagtttttcGAATTCCTACCCTTGAAGAATTCATCAAATTAA